A genomic window from Synergistota bacterium includes:
- a CDS encoding HEAT repeat domain-containing protein: MDDWKEALESLRRESDSSKKIEILDSLKPFVGEDEVRKEVINLLLNSDDRLIRIKATEVLEELNPAKEDAIEALMKSLLEDEDSFVRGFSAKALGKLGDVRAIEVLKKAQGDSDGFVKHYASEALKVLEMRARFLALIQKTKG; the protein is encoded by the coding sequence ATGGACGATTGGAAGGAAGCGTTAGAAAGTCTCCGACGCGAGAGCGATTCATCTAAAAAGATAGAAATTCTGGATAGCTTAAAGCCCTTTGTTGGAGAGGATGAGGTAAGGAAAGAGGTAATAAATCTGCTATTAAACAGCGATGACAGGTTGATCAGGATAAAGGCAACTGAGGTATTAGAAGAGCTTAATCCTGCAAAGGAAGATGCAATAGAAGCTTTGATGAAATCTCTGCTTGAGGATGAGGATAGCTTCGTGAGAGGCTTTTCAGCAAAGGCTTTAGGGAAGCTTGGAGATGTGCGAGCTATAGAGGTCTTGAAAAAAGCTCAAGGGGATTCCGATGGTTTTGTTAAGCATTATGCGAGCGAAGCTTTAAAGGTTTTGGAGATGAGAGCTCGCTTCCTTGCCTTAATACAGAAAACGAAAGGGTG